The following DNA comes from Oscillospiraceae bacterium.
CCGCCGGCACCCGGAAATTTCCCGGCAGGAGCGGCAGTATGCAGCTGACCATTTCGATTGGAAGATCATTATGGAAAAGGTGCTCCGTTTTGCGGGTGCCGATAACGCCAAAAAATAAGGAGGGCCCCAAATATGGAGCTGTATGTAAGTTTTTCAGACGTCATGCACTTTTTTAGGCGCAAATGGATCAAATTTCTGCTGGTTGTCGTGCTGTTCGGCGTAGTATGCAGTCTGCTGCCGCTACAAACTGCCAGCTATACCTACACCGCCAACACCACCGTGATGCTCAACTGCCAGGTGCCGGAAAACGCGGATGCCGACTACCGCCAGCAGTACACCAATATTTTAAACTACCGTGTACAGGCTGCTGTCGCAGAGGCAAGCTCCAACGACCTGCTGGAAAGCACCGCCGACAAACTGGGTATTAAAAAGGAAGTTATCAAAAAGATTACCGGCGAGCAGGTAAAGAGTGCCCCTGCTGTAAAGCTGACAATCCAGACCAGCAACGCCAGCCTGGCCGCCAAGATTTCCGACACGGCCGCACAGATTCTGTCAGATGACATGGTGCAGCAGTTCCCCTCGCCAAAGCTTTCCGTTTTCATCAGTGAAAAAGCACTGGACACTGCTTCTCACTCTCAAAATACCGCCATGCTCAAAGGCGGGATTCTGGGGGCGGCGCTCGGTTTCTTAATCTTTGTATGCTATGGGCTTATCCGCGTGCTGACAAACCACGCGGTAAACAGCGGCAAAGGCGCAGCCGAGCTGCTGGAACTCAAGTTTCTGGGTAATGTCCCGCATACCGGCGATAAAGACAAGCAGGCCGACGCTTTCCGCAGAATGCGCACCGCTGTTTTAAATCAGCCGAAAGCCGCCAAGAGCCTGCTGGTTGAAAGCACCGGAAAAGACAGCGGCACGCCGCAGACAGCCGCCGGCCTTGCTATTTCCCTTGCACAGGCTGGACGCACCGTTTTGGCAGTTGATGCCGATCTGCGTGACCCGCAGCTGGCCTCTCTGCTGGGCGTAAAACCCGAAAAGAACCTGCGCGATGTGTTGGACGGCCGCAGCACTGTTACCGAAGCCGCTGTGGAAGTGCCCGCCCATAAAAACCTTTCCCTGCTGGCAGGTGCCGCGGGCAGCGAAAACCCGGCCGACCTTTTGACCAAGAGCTTCTCTGAAATTTTGGAAGAAGCCGAAAGCGAATATGACAGCGTAATTATCTGCGCGCCGTCTCAGCCGGACTACCCCGATGCAGACAGCATTGCCTCCTGCCCCAACGCGGTGCTTCTAACCGCAAAGTATGGCACAACTTCCTACAATGTCATGCGCGGCGCCATCAGCGCCACCAAAGAAGCCGGCGGCAATCTTTCCGGCTTTGTCGTGACCGACGCCTAATTGATCTTTTTGTAAATACTGAAAGCCGCGGGGAAATTTCCCGCGGTTTTTTTGCGGCTTTTCGGCAAGCTTCGCCTGCAGAGATTCTCGTATTCGTATAGAATATAAAGTGTAAAAAAGCGCCTGCCACACGGCAGACGCCCATTTTGTATGCTCTGTTTTTACGCCTGTGTTACCGGATTCTTTTTGTCATCCGCTTTCTGCTGAAAGCGCCGGCTGCCCACGGCCACGCGGATGTGCTCACCGGTCGCGCAGACACCGGTCTCGTCCTCGGCGGTCAGGTGAAAATGAAACGTGCGGCCCTCCTGCTCGACCAGCTCGGCAGTCACGGTAACGGTCATACCAATTGGTGTAGGCGCTGTGTGCTCAATGGAAAGTGAGCAGCCCACGCTGGTCTTGTCGGGGGTCAGGTAGCGCTGCGCCAGCTGCGCGGAAGCATTCTCAAACAGGGCACAGATTGTGGGTGTTGCCAACACACGCAGACTGCCGCTGCCGACATTGACCGCCAGCATATCTTCTGTTACTTCTTTTT
Coding sequences within:
- a CDS encoding CpsD/CapB family tyrosine-protein kinase is translated as MELYVSFSDVMHFFRRKWIKFLLVVVLFGVVCSLLPLQTASYTYTANTTVMLNCQVPENADADYRQQYTNILNYRVQAAVAEASSNDLLESTADKLGIKKEVIKKITGEQVKSAPAVKLTIQTSNASLAAKISDTAAQILSDDMVQQFPSPKLSVFISEKALDTASHSQNTAMLKGGILGAALGFLIFVCYGLIRVLTNHAVNSGKGAAELLELKFLGNVPHTGDKDKQADAFRRMRTAVLNQPKAAKSLLVESTGKDSGTPQTAAGLAISLAQAGRTVLAVDADLRDPQLASLLGVKPEKNLRDVLDGRSTVTEAAVEVPAHKNLSLLAGAAGSENPADLLTKSFSEILEEAESEYDSVIICAPSQPDYPDADSIASCPNAVLLTAKYGTTSYNVMRGAISATKEAGGNLSGFVVTDA
- a CDS encoding thioesterase family protein, producing MAERAVLKKEVTEDMLAVNVGSGSLRVLATPTICALFENASAQLAQRYLTPDKTSVGCSLSIEHTAPTPIGMTVTVTAELVEQEGRTFHFHLTAEDETGVCATGEHIRVAVGSRRFQQKADDKKNPVTQA